From the genome of Leguminivora glycinivorella isolate SPB_JAAS2020 chromosome Z, LegGlyc_1.1, whole genome shotgun sequence, one region includes:
- the LOC125241298 gene encoding uncharacterized protein LOC125241298 isoform X1, with translation MTQDKCVATSFNEPIPEYIAKSEPVARPATSACTQTTLSPANPRPVYIHMSSSTSTAYMSPPEVVLPHFFKRGDKPCRKPRRPTRNIDKQPERNYMHQNHHCKSYSKIFEKKLTEPTIERLNFHADTYRANNVPAFNYVENNFSERNTRGVSEMCCKRHTRKMKPKQIPTKQTMSACNTKNSDKRSKRNRTSKLSSKSYLSPMIKQYIHKLLSLNREGIKAIQIMTQECSSVNTPASSIINVPTNFSSNNCQRRHLVLGNRVWEEFESILRQQVILHNNAAHTMFTRSQNATKSRNGKLNNIKPTRNAKNKKVHKVKSLNISKKIIVKTRDESTKTKIDNCKKKLLTNVATSEEDSTPSDHGIYYGEPSDKSNVLKTCTTRTEKNKRHIHESGREVFSSEQPKASSSSNSSDNIPSKPMNISTQTGCTVDGEINFIKLAEGKLQNMEKIADLTEKCTKRLSNLAKVLEEVRKNKSLAYSQVSTADTTSDSDQKSDNLVSAENNDLKIPLNIYREEIVKNSKDIDSTDYESLISGVPNTGNINIAEDKKTDLYETSNSECISQSTSSVSTNGDCRENNNTKCRNRPPPALLRMNLKRPQDHVVPHELSTVIEVDSPLSAKFKQQSPINTNRSTTNLADSKKDEKGLLDHPEMGLNIVNKSSNEKYKGTNDSPEDSKLQMMDLNQFNEIMLKPFVSLQEYARDHYEMSTHTNRQNLSKDIGITDDISSLHSDGSLPDVVAELLKRKLITEPFRFDTASNMNSTTLSSESTLSILALSKVGKDKSKSRLISNKENMGETSDSLSISSNPDLENAFKRLGMGWASSTLKKTKERLALSSSSNTSSSSLSQIKFKTKQDEPAADAVWSVSNISKKPALKRRLDVSKNAEQQTSPTNNMTVKEFLTKELAKKITFTDKSNRNDTNQEFVSLFETKLPEDFKNSSKILLDDNSVDSVPSGNNNRARTSTPVKLFKSVTYHSSSSSNMSNGLFSNADELSSVKLTPASARQHSASDKDELTIPNCSLKMRKTLSDCSKTDSC, from the coding sequence ATGACGCAGGACAAATGCGTCGCGACGTCTTTCAATGAGCCCATCCCCGAATATATTGCAAAAAGTGAGCCGGTTGCGAGACCAGCGACGTCTGCCTGCACCCAAACTACGCTCAGCCCGGCCAACCCGAGGCCCGTTTATATCCACATGAGCTCATCCACGTCTACTGCCTACATGAGTCCTCCGGAAGTCGTGCTGCCACATTTCTTTAAGCGTGGTGACAAGCCTTGCAGAAAACCACGACGACCTACTAGAAATATTGACAAACAGCCAGAACGAAATTATATGCATCAAAATCATCATTGCAAAAGCTActctaaaatatttgaaaaaaagttAACTGAACCGACGATAGAACGATTAAATTTTCATGCTGATACGTACAGAGCAAATAACGTTCCAGCGTTTAATTACGTCGAGAATAATTTTTCTGAGCGCAATACTAGAGGCGTTTCAGAAATGTGCTGCAAACGCCACACTCGCAAAATGAAACCGAAACAAATCCCCACTAAACAGACTATGTCTGCGTGTAACACTAAAAACTCTGATAAGCGCAGTAAAAGGAATAGAACAAGCAAATTATCTAGCAAATCTTATCTTAGCCCTATGATTAAACAGTACATTCATAAGCTTCTTTCTTTAAATCGGGAGGGTATTAAAGCCATTCAAATAATGACTCAGGAATGCAGCTCCGTGAACACCCCAGCTAGCTCAATTATTAATGTTCCTACCAATTTTAGTTCTAATAATTGCCAACGACGTCACTTAGTTCTTGGCAATCGAGTTTGGGAAGAATTTGAGAGTATTCTGAGGCAGCAAGTCATTCTTCATAATAATGCCGCACATACAATGTTTACGCGATCACAAAACGCCACTAAAAGTAGAAACGGGAAGTTAAATAACATAAAACCAACAAGAAATgcgaaaaataaaaaagtgcaCAAAGTTAAGTCTTTGAATATATCGAAGAAAATTATAGTAAAGACGAGAGATGAATCTACGAAGACAAAAATAGAcaactgtaaaaaaaaacttttgactAACGTTGCTACAAGCGAAGAGGATTCTACTCCTTCAGATCATGGTATATACTACGGGGAACCCAGTGACAAAAGTAACGTTTTAAAAACTTGTACAACTAGAACTGAGAAAAATAAACGTCACATACATGAATCAGGCAGAGAAGTATTTTCTTCAGAACAGCCGAAGGCATCATCATCTAGCAATAGTAGTGATAATATCCCATCAAAGCCTATGAATATTTCAACACAAACAGGTTGTACTGTTGATGGTGAAATTAACTTCATAAAGCTAGCAGAAGGCAAACTTCAAAATATGGAAAAGATAGCAGATCTTACGGAAAAGTGCACTAAACGGTTGTCAAATTTAGCTAAGGTATTGGAAGAGGttagaaaaaataaatcttTAGCCTACAGCCAAGTGTCGACAGCAGATACGACATCGGATTCAGATCAAAAGTCGGACAATCTGGTTTCTGCCGAAAACAATGATTTGAAAATTCCCTTAAATATATATAGGGAAGAAATTGTAAAGAATAGTAAAGATATTGATTCCACTGATTATGAATCTCTTATATCAGGTGTACCAAATACTGGTAATATTAATATCGCAGAAGACAAAAAAACTGATTTATATGAAACCAGTAACTCTGAGTGTATTAGCCAATCAACTTCCTCCGTTTCTACAAATGGAGATTGTCGTGAAAATAACAATACGAAATGCCGGAACAGGCCTCCTCCGGCTTTGCTGCGGATGAACTTGAAACGCCCTCAGGACCACGTTGTGCCGCATGAACTCTCCACGGTCATTGAAGTAGACTCTCCTTTAAGCGCGAAATTCAAACAACAATCACCGATCAACACAAACCGTTCTACTACCAATCTTGCTGATTCAAAGAAAGACGAAAAAGGATTGTTGGATCACCCAGAAATGGGTTTAAACATTGTTAATAAATCAAGtaatgaaaaatacaaaggGACTAATGATTCACCCGAAGACTCTAAATTGCAGATGATGGATCTAAATCAGTTTAATGAAATCATGTTAAAGCCATTTGTTAGTCTTCAAGAATATGCTCGGGATCATTATGAGATGAGTACGCATACGAACCGTCAAAATCTATCTAAAGACATCGGAATAACAGACGACATTAGCTCTCTCCATTCTGACGGTAGTTTACCAGACGTAGTGGCTGAATTACTTAAAAGAAAACTTATCACCGAACCCTTTAGATTTGATACTGCGTCTAACATGAATTCCACCACCTTATCTTCCGAATCTACATTATCTATCTTGGCTTTGTCAAAAGTTGGAAAAGACAAGAGTAAATCAAGATTAATATCAAACAAAGAAAACATGGGTGAAACATCAGACTCTTTAAGCATTTCATCGAATCCTGATTTAGAAAATGCCTTTAAAAGGCTCGGAATGGGTTGGGCTTCTTCAACTTTAAAAAAGACTAAGGAGCGATTAGCTTTATCTTCCTCTTCGAATACGTCCAGTTCCAGTTTGTCACAGATCAAGTTCAAGACAAAACAAGATGAACCGGCCGCAGATGCTGTTTGGTCTGTGTCTAACATTTCAAAAAAGCCTGCGTTGAAGCGCCGGTTAGATGTCTCGAAAAATGCAGAACAACAAACTTCACCTACCAATAATATGACAGTCAAAGAATTTTTAACTAAAGAACTGGCTAAGAAAATAACTTTTACAGATAAGTCTAATAGGAACGATACAAATCAGGAGTTTGTATCTttatttgaaacaaaattaccAGAAGACTTCAAAAATTCTTCTAAAATTCTGTTAGATGACAATTCTGTCGATAGTGTACCTAGTGGCAATAACAACAGGGCGCGAACATCTACGCCCGTTAAGCTTTTTAAATCTGTGACATATCATTCTAGTTCCAGTTCCAATATGTCCAACGGACTGTTCAGTAACGCTGACGAACTGTCCTCTGTCAAACTCACCCCGGCGTCGGCGCGGCAACATTCCGCATCTGACAAGGATGAACTGACTATTCCTAATTGCAGTCTAAAAATGCGTAAAACCTTATCAGATTGTAGCAAAACGGATTCCTGCTAA